The sequence below is a genomic window from Terriglobia bacterium.
GCCGGCTTCTTCGCCCTTTTCGCGCAAGACGAGTTCACTCCGACGAAGCGGTTCATCGTGAACCTCGGGCTCCGTCACGACCGGTACGAGACGTTCGGCGGAACGACGAACCCGAGGGTCGCGCTGGTCTACAAGCCTCGCGAGCGGACGGCGCTGAAGCTCCTCTTCGGCCGCGCGTTCCGGGCGCCGAACGCCTACGAGTCGTTCTACTCCGTGAGCCCTTCGGCGGCCAATCCCGACCTCAGCCCAGAGACGATCACCACGTACGAGGCCGTGATCGAGAGCGACCTCCCCTGTCGGGTGCGATTGTCCGCGTCGGCTTTCAAGTACCGGACGAGAGACCTCATCACGCTGGAGCTCGACCCGGGCCTGGGCGAGACCATCTACCGCAACGTCGAGTCCGTGTCGTCCCACGGCGCCGAGTTGGCGCTGGACCGTCGGTGGTCGCGCGGCGTCGAGACCCGGCTCAGCTACTCGCTCCAGAAGACCACGAACGACGAGGACAATTCGGGTCTGACCAACTCGCCCCGGCATCTGGCGAAGCTCCACCTCCTGGTGCCGCTCGGCGCTCCGAGGCTCCTCGGCGGGTTCGAGGCGCTCTTCACGAGCCGGCGAAAGACCCTCGCCGGCGGCCAGGCGGGCGGGTTCCTGGTGGTCAACGCCGATCTGCTCGCCCGGGAGCTCACGAGGGGGCTCGACGTCTCGGTCGTGGCCTACAACCTCCTCGACCGCCACTACGGCGTGCCCGGCTCCGCCGAGCACGTTCAGGATGTGATTCTGCAGGACGGCCGGAGCGCGAGGTTGAGCCTCACCTGGCGGTTTTAGCCGGCGCCACGGAATCGCCACACCCACGATCGCTCCCGCCCCCGAAGGAGGCGCCGCTCGACCAGCTCAAGGCGTCGCCATGCGACCCGGTGCCGCACCGTCTCCATGTCCACTCCGGCCCACACGAGCACCTCGCCCACGGGGTCCAGGCGCGGACGAAGGCGCGGGAGAATCCGCTCCCAGCCTCCGGCCGCGCGCGTGACGACGAGACGGATCCCGCCGACGAGAGGGTCGAGGTCCCCCGGGCGCTGGATCTGGCGCTCGATCACGCGCGCCGACGGGAGCCCCGCCTCGGCGATCACCTCCCTCAGGAACTCCGCCTTCTTCGGCGAAGCCTCCGCGAGCGCGGCCTTCAGGCGCGGCCGCGCCGCAGCCAGCGGCAAGCCGGGATAACCATTGCCGCTCCCCAAGTCGAGCAGCGTCCCGACCGCTCCGGGGTCGACCATCGCCGCCCCGTCGAACGACTCGCCGAGGTGCCGCTCGACGAAAGCGGCGGGATCGAGAACGGCGGTCAGGTGGAGCCGCCGGCTCTCGCGCATCACCGCGCGCGCGTGCGCGGCGAGACCCGCGACGGACGGAGGTGGAAGGACGATCCCCACCACGGCCGCCCGGGCGGCGATCGCCTCTTCGAGCGGGAACCCGTCGAAGGCGCGGCTCAAGCCGCCCCCGGCGCGACCTTCTCGATGTGGACCGCGAGGAGCGCCAGCGCCGCGGGGGTCATCCCGTCGATCCGGGAAGCGCGGCCGAGGGTCTCTGGCCGCACTGCCTCCAACTTCTCCGTGAGCTCGCGCGACAGCCCGGCGAGGCCGCGGTACGTGAAACCGTCGGGGATCCTCCGCTCACCGGCGCGAGCGACGCGATCCGCCGTGCGCCGTTGTCGCTCGACGTATCCGGAGTACCTCAAGGTCTCCGCGGCGACCCGCCGGTCCCGCCCGTCGAGCCCGTCGAGGGCGGCGCTCAAACCGGCGAGGCTGCTGGGCTCCACCTCCGGTCGCCGGAGGAGATCCGCGGTGCTGAGGGGCGCCTCCAGCAGGATGCCTCTCGCGGCGAGCTCGCTCCTCGTTCCGGCATCCGGTACGAACCGCTCCTCCTCCAGGCGCCGAAGCGCCAGTTCGAGCGTCCGCCACCGCGCCGACGCCGCGTCGGCCCGCGCCGGGTCGAGGAGGCCGATCTTCAGGCCATGCGGCGAGAGACGGCGTGTCGCGGTATCCACGCCGAGCAGGAGCCGGTATTCGGCGCGGGAGGTGAACATCCGGTACGGCTCCGTCGTCCCGCGGGTGACGAGGTCGTCCGCGAGCACGCCGAGGTACGCCTCCTCGCGGCCGAGC
It includes:
- a CDS encoding class I SAM-dependent methyltransferase, producing the protein MSRAFDGFPLEEAIAARAAVVGIVLPPPSVAGLAAHARAVMRESRRLHLTAVLDPAAFVERHLGESFDGAAMVDPGAVGTLLDLGSGNGYPGLPLAAARPRLKAALAEASPKKAEFLREVIAEAGLPSARVIERQIQRPGDLDPLVGGIRLVVTRAAGGWERILPRLRPRLDPVGEVLVWAGVDMETVRHRVAWRRLELVERRLLRGRERSWVWRFRGAG